Proteins from one Salarias fasciatus chromosome 14, fSalaFa1.1, whole genome shotgun sequence genomic window:
- the LOC115400645 gene encoding geminin coiled-coil domain-containing protein 1-like, with protein METLASLWACDPGDPDGGRHEPWAAWEFPPVPAPPPPPAPPLMWMEQLSPHLQRNKQLQDTLLQREEELARLQEENNKLRHFLSSSFVRDLEQKAKKVTSDRRKLKRKLTDLQERSLKNCRPLQVSKRVCRNLTAQFNCSSSESSAYSEPNLDLWVLRTLGLKDRDTIDTSSQSSAENNLRALVYNTVTPSSPPGYPLSPGSPLPTATAAE; from the exons atggaaaccctGGCCTCGCTCTGGGCCTGTGACCCGGGTGACCCGGACGGGGGGCGACACGAGCCGTGGGCGGCGTGGG AGTTTCCGCCtgtccccgctcctcctcctcctcctgctccgcctcTGATGTGGATGGAGCAGCTCTCCCCTCACCTCCAGAGAAACAAACAG CTCCAGGAcactctgctgcagagggaggaggagctggctcgactgcaggaggagaacaacAAACTCCGCcacttcctcagctcctccttcgTCAGGGACCTGGAGCAGAAAGCCAAG AAAGTCACTTCTGACAGGAGGaagctgaagaggaagctgaCGGACCTCCAGGAAAGATCCCTTAAAAActgccgccccctgcaggtcagcAAAAGAGTCTGTAGGAACCTCACTGCCCAGTTCAACTGTAGCTCCTCTGAGTCGTCTGCCTACTCTGAGCCAAACCTGGACCTGTGGGTCCTCCGGACCCTGGGTCTGAAGGACCGAGACACCATCGACACATCCAGCCAGTCCTCAGCCGAGAACAACCTCCGAGCTTTGGTTTACAACACCGTCACCCCGTCCTCGCCTCCAGGAtaccccctca gtccaggaagtCCTCTGCCCACGGCGACGGCCGCCGAGTGA